From a single Leopardus geoffroyi isolate Oge1 chromosome E1, O.geoffroyi_Oge1_pat1.0, whole genome shotgun sequence genomic region:
- the COPZ2 gene encoding coatomer subunit zeta-2 isoform X2, protein MQRPEAWPRPHPGEGAAAAQAGGPAPPARAGEPAGLRLQEPSLYTVKAVFILDNDGHRLLAKYYDDTFPSLKEQMAFEKNVFSKTSRTDSEIAFFGGMTIVYKSSIDLFLYVVGSSHENELMLMSVLTCLFESLNHVLSPQKTKTGARASASRPLPFPGPLRYHLEQSHQRVWPENEVQRSWVICLRKNVEKRWLLENMDGAFLVLDEIVDGGVILESDPQQVIQKVNFRADDSSLTEQSVAQVLQSAKEQIKWSLLK, encoded by the exons ATGCAGCGGCCGGAGGCCTGGCCACGTCCGCACCCGGGGGAGGGGGCCGCGGCGGCCCAGGCCGGGGGCCCGGCGCCGCCAGCCAGAGCCGGGGAGCCGGCGGGGCTGCGG TTGCAGGAACCTTCCCTCTACACCGTCAAGGCTGTTTTCATCCTAGATAATGACGGACACCGCCTCCTAGCCAAG TATTATGATGATACATTCCCCTCCTTGAAGGAGCAGATGGCCTTTGAGAAAAATGTCTTCAGCAAGACCAGCCGAACTGACA GTGAGATTGCATTTTTCGGGGGCATGACCATCGTCTACAAGAGCAGCATTGACCTCTTCCTGTATGTGGTGGGCTCCTCCCACGAGAATGAG CTGATGCTCATGTCCGTCCTCACCTGCCTGTTTGAGTCCCTGAACCACGTGTTAAG TCCCCAAAAGACTAAGACCGGAGCCAGAGCATCCGCCTCGAGGCCCCTGCCCTTCCCGGGACCACTGCGGTATCACCTAGAGCAGAGCCACCAGAGGGTTTGGCCAGAAAATGAGGTCCAGAGAAGCTGGGTGATTTGCCTGAG GAAGAACGTGGAGAAGCGCTGGTTGCTGGAGAACATGGACGGAGCCTTCCTGGTGCTGGACGAGATTGTGGATGGCGG TGTGATTCTGGAGAGCGACCCCCAGCAAGTGATCCAGAAGGTGAATTTTAGG GCAGATGACAGCAGCCTGACTGAACAGAGCGTGGCCCAG GTTCTTCAGTCTGCCAAGGAACAAATTAAATGGTCATTACTGAAATGA
- the COPZ2 gene encoding coatomer subunit zeta-2 isoform X3: MQRPEAWPRPHPGEGAAAAQAGGPAPPARAGEPAGLRLQEPSLYTVKAVFILDNDGHRLLAKYYDDTFPSLKEQMAFEKNVFSKTSRTDSEIAFFGGMTIVYKSSIDLFLYVVGSSHENELMLMSVLTCLFESLNHVLSPQKTKTGARASASRPLPFPGPLRYHLEQSHQRVWPENEVQRSWVICLRKNVEKRWLLENMDGAFLVLDEIVDGGVILESDPQQVIQKVLQSAKEQIKWSLLK, encoded by the exons ATGCAGCGGCCGGAGGCCTGGCCACGTCCGCACCCGGGGGAGGGGGCCGCGGCGGCCCAGGCCGGGGGCCCGGCGCCGCCAGCCAGAGCCGGGGAGCCGGCGGGGCTGCGG TTGCAGGAACCTTCCCTCTACACCGTCAAGGCTGTTTTCATCCTAGATAATGACGGACACCGCCTCCTAGCCAAG TATTATGATGATACATTCCCCTCCTTGAAGGAGCAGATGGCCTTTGAGAAAAATGTCTTCAGCAAGACCAGCCGAACTGACA GTGAGATTGCATTTTTCGGGGGCATGACCATCGTCTACAAGAGCAGCATTGACCTCTTCCTGTATGTGGTGGGCTCCTCCCACGAGAATGAG CTGATGCTCATGTCCGTCCTCACCTGCCTGTTTGAGTCCCTGAACCACGTGTTAAG TCCCCAAAAGACTAAGACCGGAGCCAGAGCATCCGCCTCGAGGCCCCTGCCCTTCCCGGGACCACTGCGGTATCACCTAGAGCAGAGCCACCAGAGGGTTTGGCCAGAAAATGAGGTCCAGAGAAGCTGGGTGATTTGCCTGAG GAAGAACGTGGAGAAGCGCTGGTTGCTGGAGAACATGGACGGAGCCTTCCTGGTGCTGGACGAGATTGTGGATGGCGG TGTGATTCTGGAGAGCGACCCCCAGCAAGTGATCCAGAAG GTTCTTCAGTCTGCCAAGGAACAAATTAAATGGTCATTACTGAAATGA
- the COPZ2 gene encoding coatomer subunit zeta-2 isoform X1, whose translation MQRPEAWPRPHPGEGAAAAQAGGPAPPARAGEPAGLRLQEPSLYTVKAVFILDNDGHRLLAKYYDDTFPSLKEQMAFEKNVFSKTSRTDSEIAFFGGMTIVYKSSIDLFLYVVGSSHENELMLMSVLTCLFESLNHVLSPQKTKTGARASASRPLPFPGPLRYHLEQSHQRVWPENEVQRSWVICLRKNVEKRWLLENMDGAFLVLDEIVDGGVILESDPQQVIQKVNFRADDSSLTEQSVAQVSLPRLILLLWNFLPSCTNYLLL comes from the exons ATGCAGCGGCCGGAGGCCTGGCCACGTCCGCACCCGGGGGAGGGGGCCGCGGCGGCCCAGGCCGGGGGCCCGGCGCCGCCAGCCAGAGCCGGGGAGCCGGCGGGGCTGCGG TTGCAGGAACCTTCCCTCTACACCGTCAAGGCTGTTTTCATCCTAGATAATGACGGACACCGCCTCCTAGCCAAG TATTATGATGATACATTCCCCTCCTTGAAGGAGCAGATGGCCTTTGAGAAAAATGTCTTCAGCAAGACCAGCCGAACTGACA GTGAGATTGCATTTTTCGGGGGCATGACCATCGTCTACAAGAGCAGCATTGACCTCTTCCTGTATGTGGTGGGCTCCTCCCACGAGAATGAG CTGATGCTCATGTCCGTCCTCACCTGCCTGTTTGAGTCCCTGAACCACGTGTTAAG TCCCCAAAAGACTAAGACCGGAGCCAGAGCATCCGCCTCGAGGCCCCTGCCCTTCCCGGGACCACTGCGGTATCACCTAGAGCAGAGCCACCAGAGGGTTTGGCCAGAAAATGAGGTCCAGAGAAGCTGGGTGATTTGCCTGAG GAAGAACGTGGAGAAGCGCTGGTTGCTGGAGAACATGGACGGAGCCTTCCTGGTGCTGGACGAGATTGTGGATGGCGG TGTGATTCTGGAGAGCGACCCCCAGCAAGTGATCCAGAAGGTGAATTTTAGG GCAGATGACAGCAGCCTGACTGAACAGAGCGTGGCCCAG GTCTCTCTGCCCAGACTAATCCTGCTTTTATGGAACTTCCTGCCCTCGTGCACTAACTACCTCCTGCTGTGA
- the COPZ2 gene encoding coatomer subunit zeta-2 isoform X6, with protein sequence MQRPEAWPRPHPGEGAAAAQAGGPAPPARAGEPAGLRLQEPSLYTVKAVFILDNDGHRLLAKYYDDTFPSLKEQMAFEKNVFSKTSRTDSEIAFFGGMTIVYKSSIDLFLYVVGSSHENELMLMSVLTCLFESLNHVLRKNVEKRWLLENMDGAFLVLDEIVDGGVILESDPQQVIQKVLQSAKEQIKWSLLK encoded by the exons ATGCAGCGGCCGGAGGCCTGGCCACGTCCGCACCCGGGGGAGGGGGCCGCGGCGGCCCAGGCCGGGGGCCCGGCGCCGCCAGCCAGAGCCGGGGAGCCGGCGGGGCTGCGG TTGCAGGAACCTTCCCTCTACACCGTCAAGGCTGTTTTCATCCTAGATAATGACGGACACCGCCTCCTAGCCAAG TATTATGATGATACATTCCCCTCCTTGAAGGAGCAGATGGCCTTTGAGAAAAATGTCTTCAGCAAGACCAGCCGAACTGACA GTGAGATTGCATTTTTCGGGGGCATGACCATCGTCTACAAGAGCAGCATTGACCTCTTCCTGTATGTGGTGGGCTCCTCCCACGAGAATGAG CTGATGCTCATGTCCGTCCTCACCTGCCTGTTTGAGTCCCTGAACCACGTGTTAAG GAAGAACGTGGAGAAGCGCTGGTTGCTGGAGAACATGGACGGAGCCTTCCTGGTGCTGGACGAGATTGTGGATGGCGG TGTGATTCTGGAGAGCGACCCCCAGCAAGTGATCCAGAAG GTTCTTCAGTCTGCCAAGGAACAAATTAAATGGTCATTACTGAAATGA
- the COPZ2 gene encoding coatomer subunit zeta-2 isoform X5 yields the protein MQRPEAWPRPHPGEGAAAAQAGGPAPPARAGEPAGLRLQEPSLYTVKAVFILDNDGHRLLAKYYDDTFPSLKEQMAFEKNVFSKTSRTDSEIAFFGGMTIVYKSSIDLFLYVVGSSHENELMLMSVLTCLFESLNHVLRKNVEKRWLLENMDGAFLVLDEIVDGGVILESDPQQVIQKVNFRADDSSLTEQSVAQVLQSAKEQIKWSLLK from the exons ATGCAGCGGCCGGAGGCCTGGCCACGTCCGCACCCGGGGGAGGGGGCCGCGGCGGCCCAGGCCGGGGGCCCGGCGCCGCCAGCCAGAGCCGGGGAGCCGGCGGGGCTGCGG TTGCAGGAACCTTCCCTCTACACCGTCAAGGCTGTTTTCATCCTAGATAATGACGGACACCGCCTCCTAGCCAAG TATTATGATGATACATTCCCCTCCTTGAAGGAGCAGATGGCCTTTGAGAAAAATGTCTTCAGCAAGACCAGCCGAACTGACA GTGAGATTGCATTTTTCGGGGGCATGACCATCGTCTACAAGAGCAGCATTGACCTCTTCCTGTATGTGGTGGGCTCCTCCCACGAGAATGAG CTGATGCTCATGTCCGTCCTCACCTGCCTGTTTGAGTCCCTGAACCACGTGTTAAG GAAGAACGTGGAGAAGCGCTGGTTGCTGGAGAACATGGACGGAGCCTTCCTGGTGCTGGACGAGATTGTGGATGGCGG TGTGATTCTGGAGAGCGACCCCCAGCAAGTGATCCAGAAGGTGAATTTTAGG GCAGATGACAGCAGCCTGACTGAACAGAGCGTGGCCCAG GTTCTTCAGTCTGCCAAGGAACAAATTAAATGGTCATTACTGAAATGA
- the COPZ2 gene encoding coatomer subunit zeta-2 isoform X4 — protein sequence MQRPEAWPRPHPGEGAAAAQAGGPAPPARAGEPAGLRLQEPSLYTVKAVFILDNDGHRLLAKYYDDTFPSLKEQMAFEKNVFSKTSRTDSEIAFFGGMTIVYKSSIDLFLYVVGSSHENELMLMSVLTCLFESLNHVLRKNVEKRWLLENMDGAFLVLDEIVDGGVILESDPQQVIQKVNFRADDSSLTEQSVAQVSLPRLILLLWNFLPSCTNYLLL from the exons ATGCAGCGGCCGGAGGCCTGGCCACGTCCGCACCCGGGGGAGGGGGCCGCGGCGGCCCAGGCCGGGGGCCCGGCGCCGCCAGCCAGAGCCGGGGAGCCGGCGGGGCTGCGG TTGCAGGAACCTTCCCTCTACACCGTCAAGGCTGTTTTCATCCTAGATAATGACGGACACCGCCTCCTAGCCAAG TATTATGATGATACATTCCCCTCCTTGAAGGAGCAGATGGCCTTTGAGAAAAATGTCTTCAGCAAGACCAGCCGAACTGACA GTGAGATTGCATTTTTCGGGGGCATGACCATCGTCTACAAGAGCAGCATTGACCTCTTCCTGTATGTGGTGGGCTCCTCCCACGAGAATGAG CTGATGCTCATGTCCGTCCTCACCTGCCTGTTTGAGTCCCTGAACCACGTGTTAAG GAAGAACGTGGAGAAGCGCTGGTTGCTGGAGAACATGGACGGAGCCTTCCTGGTGCTGGACGAGATTGTGGATGGCGG TGTGATTCTGGAGAGCGACCCCCAGCAAGTGATCCAGAAGGTGAATTTTAGG GCAGATGACAGCAGCCTGACTGAACAGAGCGTGGCCCAG GTCTCTCTGCCCAGACTAATCCTGCTTTTATGGAACTTCCTGCCCTCGTGCACTAACTACCTCCTGCTGTGA